The following DNA comes from Cellulophaga sp. HaHa_2_95.
CCATTCATTGAACTTACTAATTGACTTGCAATATCATTACTAAAATTACCAGTTGATCTTGCTAAAACCTCTACAGAATACCAAGGATTTATATTTTTATCATCATAAAACATTTGAAAATCATCATCCGTAGATGTGTAGCCATTTGAAATGGTTGCTATAACATCATTCGCGGACATAATACCCTTATTTACTAAATGAAGTTGGTAACGTGCTTTTATAGTATAAGCAGTTCGGAGCCATTTATCTGAATCTCCGCCATAAATGATATCTGAACTTCCTAAATCAAAACCGGAATTATCAGTACTTTCTAAAGCAGAAATTGCATCATCTAACAAAATGAATATTTGAGTATAGATCTCTTCTTGCGTATCAAATGCTGGGAAATTATTGTCAGGCCCGTCAGTTGCATCTAAATAAGGAATATTATCCCAAGTATCTGTAGCAATGCCAATATTAATGGCCGTTAATACATCCGTAATTGCTCCAATATGTATTGCATTACTTTCTATTGCTTTTTCTTTGATTACCTTCAAATTTGGTAAAACATAAAGATATACCTGTTCCCAGAGGCCACTTGCCGTTGTTTGTCCTGCTGCTCCTCCTCCAGTGCTAACAAAATTCTGGACGTAATTGCCAAAGGATAACTCTGCAGAACGTTGAGCTTCCATTGTACTATGAATTACTGGTGCTATTAAATCTTGCATTCGTAATTCTTCTAATGTTGCTGTATTTGAAGGAGTATTTACTTCAAAATACTCTTCACTACAAGCTACAAAAAGAGTTGTACATGCAACTAATAAAACTATTTTAGTTATTATGTTTTTCATACTTATATTTTTAGAATCCTATGTTTACACCTAATGAATAGCTTTCAGATATCGGAACACTTAAACCTGTAAAACCGTATACGTTGCTACCTGCACTATATTGATTTCCTTCCGGATCAAAACCTTCGAAGGGCGTCCATATTAAAATATTATTGGCACTAGCTGTTATACTTACTTTGGATAAATTTAGTATACTTATAAACTTACTTTGAATTTCGTATGAAAGACTTACATTACGAAGTTTTACCCATGAAGCATCTTGAACCAGAACTTCTGAGGCTCTATTGTATTGTGTTGAACTCCTGTAATAATTCTGATCTATTAAGCCTTCCGAAGTATTGGTTACATAACCTCCACTACCGTCATCCATAACACCATCAAGAACTACCAATTCATCGCGTAGTAAGGTGCTTAGAGTATTTCCATTTCTAATAGAGTTTCTCAAACCGGAATCATATAAATCACCTCCTTTTTTATATTCAAGCAGAAAATTAAACCCTATTCCTTTCCATTTAAAATCACTGCCTATAGATGATATAAAGTCAGGAAAAGCATTGCCCACTTTTACGCGCTCATCAAAATTTATAACAGGTAAACCATCTGAAGCAATATATCGTTCACCATCTATATAGGTCCATTTATAACCGTACAACGATCCCATCTTATCTCCTGCACGTATCTCAGAAGTTACACCTATTCCTGAATCTGCAAAAACTATAGACTCTATGTCTTCTGGGATTTCTAAAACTTTTCCTTCACTTGTCGACCAATTTAAAATCAGATCCCATTTAACATCATTTTTCTGAATAATACTAGCGCTTACCAATAACTCATGACCAAAAACTTCAAAATCTCCAGCATTTCTAGTTATTCCTGATAAGCCCGAAGAATACCCTGTACCTACTGTAAAAATCTGATCTTTAACTCTAGTTTTATAATAAGCATAATCTAATCTAATACGATCTTTTGCAAACCTTAAATCTGCGCCAAACTCAGTAGATTGATTTCTTTCAGGAATTATTTCCGAATCTCCTAATTGTGTACTTCTTCTATACCCACCAGAACCACCAAAAGGAAAGTCACCATCAACAATAAAATATTGACCTACATCACCAAAACCAGGACCTTTACCTACCTCTGCCCAAGAAGCTCTTAATTTACCGAAAGTAAATACATTATTATCTCCAAATACATCAGAAATATCATAGGCCAAACTGGCAGAAGGGTAAAAGAATGATCTGTTTTCTTTTGGCAAAGTAGACAACCAATCATTTCTACCTGTTAAGGTTAAAAATAATTTATCGTCATAACCAAATTTCAATTCACCAAAAACTCCCATGTTTCGTAACTGAGTAATTGAATTATTTATAAAAAAATTAGTTGTATTTCCTATTTCATTAATACCTGGCACATTTAAACCTTCGCCTCTAGCCTCTGCATAATCTCTTTTAGAGTCAGAAACTTGATGACCCAATGTAAGGTCAGTAGTAAATTTATCAGACCAATTTTTATTAAAGGCTACTAAAAAATTAGATTCTAATGCCGTAAAATTTATATTTTGATTTAGTATAAAGCCACCAACTTGAGAGCCCCCATCTAAATCGGCACCTACAAAACGATTACGTTTATCTGAATAATTATCAACTTGAGCTGCATATGTAATGGTTATCCAATCTTTAGGCGCCCAATTAAAGGTAGCGTTACCTACCCAACGATTTACATCGTCAATTAAGCTACTTGTTTCCATTAAATATCTTGGATTATCAATAATACCAAAAGAATAGTCCCGTTCTGAGCCATCAGCGTTCCTGTAATCGTTAATAGGGAATGTACTTGAGTAAAACGATAATGCACTCATTACCGATTTATCTCCTCCATTTGCTCTTTTCCCACCAGAATTGGTATACGATATAGATGTATTTATATTAAAATTATCTGTTACTTTATATCCCGAATTTAGCCTAAAATTAGTTTTTTCATAATCGGTATTAGGTAAGACCCCTTCTTCATTATTATTACCTAGTGAAAAGAAGTAATCTAATTTTTCGTCTGCTCCACTAATACTTAAATTGACTTGAGAATTAAATCCTGTTCTGAAAAGATCATAAGGGCTATAAAATTGATCTCCCGTTAAATCCACAATTGTGCCATCATTTAAAGTTGCAGAATTAGCAGAATATTCTGGCCCCCAATTATAAAAAGAAGTAGCGTTCTCAACTCTATTAAAACCTGTTTCTGAAGTAGGATCATAAAGAGTTCTAGGTAAACCATTAAAACCTTCTCTATACGTTGTTTGCAAAGATGGCGTTTTGTTTACATTTCTAAATGTAGTAGAAGCAGTTAACGAAACTTTTGCTTTTCCCTTCTTTCCTTTTTTTGTCGTAATTATTATAGCCCCGTTGGATGCTCTGACTCCATATAACGCTGTTGCTGCAGCTCCTTTTAAAACATTAAAACTTTCAATATCTTCAGGATTGATATCTCCTGCCCTATTAGAAAAAGCAAATTGTTCTGAACTACTGGCTGAATTTGAACCAGCGCTTGGCCTAACTTCCCCAGAAAAAGTATCATTATTTAATGCAATACCATCAACAATAATTAATGGTTGATTGCTTCTATTCGGATTCACCGATGTTACCCCTCTAATTAAAATATCAACTCCACCTCCTGAAGTACCTGAAGTTCTATTAATTTGTACACCCGCAACCCTACCTTGTAAACTTTCGATCGCATTTGATTGCCCTGCTAAATTTAAATTCTCAGCTTTAACTTGGGTTACCGAATACCCTAGTGATTTTTGCTTCTTCTCTACTCCAAAGGCAGTTACTACCACTTCATCCAATGCACTTGCATCCTCTATTAAAACAATGTTCATTTGTTTATCTGAGGTAGCTGGTGCTTCTTTTGTTTTCATTCCTAAGTAAGAAAATCTTAGAATGTCTCCATCACTAGATTCGATAGTGAAGTTTCCATCAAAATCAGATGTTGTTCCCTTACTAGTGCCCAAGACTAACACGGTAACCCCTGGTAAGGGCTCTCCGTTCTCATCTTTTACGGTACCAGTAACATTTTGTGCAAAACCACTAAAATTGTAAATGATTGCTGCAAGTAAAAAAAATGCTTTTTTCATATTTGGTTCGTTTGATTTGTGCATACTAAATTGGACAAAAAAATATTACAATCAAATAACTGCTGAAACAAATATGATATCTCCAAAATATTGAACTAAAAAAACAATTAACCAATAATTAAATTACTATAAATAGGAATTACTCAACATGCTTGGTGACTAATTAAAATAATTACCAAATATTAATAATTTTCTTACATTTTAATAAAAAAAAATTGTAACTTATTGGTATATAACAATTTAAAAATACAAGATCATGAAAAAATTAATCGGATTGATTTTCTTGATGTTATTTTTAGTTTCTTCAACTAATGTTACACCTCTTAAATCTTTAAAAAACCCTTCCTTAGAAGGTACATGGGAGCTCGTTAACCGTTTTAACTACGACGGTATGAATGTAACTGACACTCTTTCCAATATTAATGGATATCGTCAGGTAAAAATTTATAGTAAAGGTAAAGTGATGTGGACACGTTATTCTCCAGATGATCCATCAGAATGGTTCGGCTATGGTTCTTATTCAAATTCAGAAAATAACTTGGAGGAACAACTAGAATTTGGCTCCGAAATGATGATGAAAATTCAAGATACTGTTCAAGTATTTAAATTTGAGTTGCAATTAGATAAAGATTCCTTTAAACAAATTACAGTAGATGACGAAGGCAATAAAATTTCTTCAGAAAACTATAAAAGAATAGATTAATACTATTTTTCAAACTTAACCTTAAAAGACGTTGGGAGTATTAAAAAAAAGAGCCGCTAAAAAGCGGCTCTTTTTTAATTTAGGCCATTGAGGCCGGTGTTTCTATCGCTGCCAAATAACGCTCGGCATCTAAAGCTGACATGCAGCCTGTACCCGCCGCAGTAATCGCTTGTCTGTATTCTTTATCTTGAGAATCTCCACAAGCAAATACTCCTGGAAGATTTGTCTTAGTAGATTTTCCTTTTGTAATTAAGTAACCAGTTTCATCCATATCTAACTGACCTTTAAAAATATCAGTATTTGGCTTATGCCCAATAGCGATGAATAAGCCTGTAATATCTATTTCTGATTTTTCACCAGTCACATTGTTTACCATACGTAAACCTTCTACTACTTGTCCTCCTAATACCTCATCTACTTCCGTATTATATAAAACTGTAATATTTTTTATATTATGAACTCTATGTTGCATTGCTTTTGAGGCTCTCATCTCGTCCTTACGAACTAACATGGTGACACTTTTACAAATGTTTGCTAAGTAAGATGCTTCTTCTGCTGCAGTATCTCCTGCTCCAACAATAGCTACATCTTGGTTCTTATAGAAAAAACCATCGCAAACAGCACACGCAGAAACGCCTCCACCTCTTAATTTTTGTTCACTAGGGATATTTAAATATTTAGCGGATGCTCCTGTTGAAATAATTACTGTTTCTGCTTCAATTTGAATAGAATCATCTACTGTAGCTTTATGAATACCGCCCACTTCTGTGCTGAATTCTACGGCCGTAATCATTCCTATTCTAACTTCCGTACCAAAACGTTCTGCTTGAGATTGCAATTGCATCATCATTGTTGGCCCATCAATACCTTCTGGATATCCAGGAAAGTTATCAACTTCTGTTGTTGTCGTTAATTGTCCGCCTGGCTCCATTCCTGTATAAACAACAGGCTTCAAATCTGCCCTTGCTGCATAAATAGCTGCAGTATACCCTGCAGGTCCCGAACCAATAATTAAAGTTTTAATTCTTTCAATTTTATCTGACATAATCTAGTACTTCGTATTTGTTACTTCAAAAGTAGGTTTTTTGTCAAAAAACTTACATTAAAAGTTATCAAAAGTTGTTATAGTTTAATAGTATATTTCTCTTTGACGCATTTTTCATAAAAAATCTTATTTTTTTGTAAGCATCTTTGGAGTTGCTACAGTTCTAAAACCAACATGTTCTGCCCCTGAATCTGGACTTGAACCCATTCGTGAAGAAATTCTATAACTCGCGCAATACGAAGCGCTACATAAAAATGAACCTCCTTTAATTACTTTTTCTATAGCATACGGGTTATTGGGATTATAGGTTTTAGCGGGCCCTTGAGGATTTCTTGCCAGTGCCACATTATTGGCTACGTCTTTGAAATAATTAGCACTGTACCAATCTGAAGTCCATTCCCACACATTGCCTGCCATATCATATAAGCCAAAATCATTGGCAGGATAAGACATTACTGCTGCTCTGCGTTCAAAACCATCTAATTTAGAATTGGTAACAGGAAACTCCCCTTCCCAGGTATTAGCCATAGTGGCTAATTTGCTAAGATCATCACCCCAGAAATATATGGTTTTCTCTTGATAACCGCGAGAAGCACGCTCCCACTCCGCTTCTGTTGGCAACCTTCTTCCGGCCCAAGCGCAATACGCCATAGCATCTTCATAAGAAATTTGAACTACGGGTTCTTTATCTTTACCCTGTATGCTACTTTTGGGACCGTTTGGATGCTTCCAATCTGCTCCAATCTTCCATTCCCACCATTGAGAAAAATCATATAAATTAGGAACAGAACTTTTGGTTTTTTTGAAAATTAATGATCCTGGCTGTAAAATAGTATCATGAGGTTTTGGAGTACCTTCAGGTAGTTGCGTTTTCATTTCCTCCCAATCAATTGCTCGCTCAGCAACGGTAATATAGCCTGTCTCTTT
Coding sequences within:
- a CDS encoding formylglycine-generating enzyme family protein; the encoded protein is MKFLLPILFALLLLNTQCKEQKKEELIKEETKVVLATPDKEVLNEILVEQPADIAVPKGMVWIPGGTFNQGAVPQDKMAMDHEKPMHEVQVDGFFMDITEVTNAQFAKFVKETGYITVAERAIDWEEMKTQLPEGTPKPHDTILQPGSLIFKKTKSSVPNLYDFSQWWEWKIGADWKHPNGPKSSIQGKDKEPVVQISYEDAMAYCAWAGRRLPTEAEWERASRGYQEKTIYFWGDDLSKLATMANTWEGEFPVTNSKLDGFERRAAVMSYPANDFGLYDMAGNVWEWTSDWYSANYFKDVANNVALARNPQGPAKTYNPNNPYAIEKVIKGGSFLCSASYCASYRISSRMGSSPDSGAEHVGFRTVATPKMLTKK
- the trxB gene encoding thioredoxin-disulfide reductase yields the protein MSDKIERIKTLIIGSGPAGYTAAIYAARADLKPVVYTGMEPGGQLTTTTEVDNFPGYPEGIDGPTMMMQLQSQAERFGTEVRIGMITAVEFSTEVGGIHKATVDDSIQIEAETVIISTGASAKYLNIPSEQKLRGGGVSACAVCDGFFYKNQDVAIVGAGDTAAEEASYLANICKSVTMLVRKDEMRASKAMQHRVHNIKNITVLYNTEVDEVLGGQVVEGLRMVNNVTGEKSEIDITGLFIAIGHKPNTDIFKGQLDMDETGYLITKGKSTKTNLPGVFACGDSQDKEYRQAITAAGTGCMSALDAERYLAAIETPASMA
- a CDS encoding SusC/RagA family TonB-linked outer membrane protein; translation: MKKAFFLLAAIIYNFSGFAQNVTGTVKDENGEPLPGVTVLVLGTSKGTTSDFDGNFTIESSDGDILRFSYLGMKTKEAPATSDKQMNIVLIEDASALDEVVVTAFGVEKKQKSLGYSVTQVKAENLNLAGQSNAIESLQGRVAGVQINRTSGTSGGGVDILIRGVTSVNPNRSNQPLIIVDGIALNNDTFSGEVRPSAGSNSASSSEQFAFSNRAGDINPEDIESFNVLKGAAATALYGVRASNGAIIITTKKGKKGKAKVSLTASTTFRNVNKTPSLQTTYREGFNGLPRTLYDPTSETGFNRVENATSFYNWGPEYSANSATLNDGTIVDLTGDQFYSPYDLFRTGFNSQVNLSISGADEKLDYFFSLGNNNEEGVLPNTDYEKTNFRLNSGYKVTDNFNINTSISYTNSGGKRANGGDKSVMSALSFYSSTFPINDYRNADGSERDYSFGIIDNPRYLMETSSLIDDVNRWVGNATFNWAPKDWITITYAAQVDNYSDKRNRFVGADLDGGSQVGGFILNQNINFTALESNFLVAFNKNWSDKFTTDLTLGHQVSDSKRDYAEARGEGLNVPGINEIGNTTNFFINNSITQLRNMGVFGELKFGYDDKLFLTLTGRNDWLSTLPKENRSFFYPSASLAYDISDVFGDNNVFTFGKLRASWAEVGKGPGFGDVGQYFIVDGDFPFGGSGGYRRSTQLGDSEIIPERNQSTEFGADLRFAKDRIRLDYAYYKTRVKDQIFTVGTGYSSGLSGITRNAGDFEVFGHELLVSASIIQKNDVKWDLILNWSTSEGKVLEIPEDIESIVFADSGIGVTSEIRAGDKMGSLYGYKWTYIDGERYIASDGLPVINFDERVKVGNAFPDFISSIGSDFKWKGIGFNFLLEYKKGGDLYDSGLRNSIRNGNTLSTLLRDELVVLDGVMDDGSGGYVTNTSEGLIDQNYYRSSTQYNRASEVLVQDASWVKLRNVSLSYEIQSKFISILNLSKVSITASANNILIWTPFEGFDPEGNQYSAGSNVYGFTGLSVPISESYSLGVNIGF
- a CDS encoding SusD/RagB family nutrient-binding outer membrane lipoprotein — translated: MKNIITKIVLLVACTTLFVACSEEYFEVNTPSNTATLEELRMQDLIAPVIHSTMEAQRSAELSFGNYVQNFVSTGGGAAGQTTASGLWEQVYLYVLPNLKVIKEKAIESNAIHIGAITDVLTAINIGIATDTWDNIPYLDATDGPDNNFPAFDTQEEIYTQIFILLDDAISALESTDNSGFDLGSSDIIYGGDSDKWLRTAYTIKARYQLHLVNKGIMSANDVIATISNGYTSTDDDFQMFYDDKNINPWYSVEVLARSTGNFSNDIASQLVSSMNGTYYPFQGSSVVIDPRLPLFAEIPDEDIEYKGFVSGGLGVSPDGSDANTSFKTDGYYTSVDSPLMLISYAEAMFIKAEAEFLANGGTTTSVGSNLAAYASYMEGIQASMDMYGVDGLDYLSDASIAVEETGLMLNHILKEKYIHNFLNPETFVDFRRYDFSEEVFKGLQMRLEDSADSNEYSGEWFRRAEYPSVEISRNEANVLANQKTPITPVWWDN